One window of the Cryptomeria japonica chromosome 7, Sugi_1.0, whole genome shotgun sequence genome contains the following:
- the LOC131068790 gene encoding BURP domain protein RD22-like, whose translation MEFLVIVAVLLSFTGCHAKIKDSSSPMPLALSYWNNKLPTTPIPTLLLAHLSSLEPNSPSYFKQTSTLIQPLTKIIYTHITYTRNTATSNSTKPKVTVSAEPMFFLQKTLSIGTKFTTDMVFWKSTETLYFLPVVVANKIPFSTKSLSASLKTLHITPNSEMGLTMKETLEVCESSAMTGESKKCLTSLESMIDYTTSQIGTNDLNVFVTNVSKTKSGLQQYSLASISFESKPTSRFVACHPIGYPYLVYFCHQIKDTRMFQLSFKSDEGNIAEMVAVCHEDTSEWNPEHVSFKMLHVKPGGEAICHFMTEDEILWIAAN comes from the exons ATGGAGTTTCTTGTTATCGTGGCTGTTCTTCTT TCCTTTACAGGATGCCATGCTAAAATTAAAGATTCCTCTTCTCCCATGCCCTTAGCTTTAAGTTATTGGAACAACAAGTTGCCCACCACTCCCATTCCTACTCTTCTGCTTGCCCACCTCTCATCTCTGGAGCCAAATAGCCCATCTTATTTTAAACAGACTAGCACCTTGATACAGCCACTCACTAAAATAATTTATACTCATATCACATATACCAGAAACACCGCCACTAGCAACTCCACAAAGCCAAAAGTCACAGTGTCTGCTGAACCAATGTTTTTTCTTCAAAAAACATTAAGCATTGGAACCAAATTCACTACAGACATGGTATTCTGGAAAAGTACAGAGACATTATATTTCCTTCCAGTTGTTGTGGCTAACAAAATACCATTCTCAACTAAAAGTCTTTCTGCATCTCTAAAAACACTTCACATAACCCCAAATTCTGAGATGGGTCTTACAATGAAGGAGACTTTGGAAGTATGTGAGAGTTCTGCCATGACTGGGGAAAGCAAAAAGTGTTTAACTTCACTAGAATCTATGATTGACTACACTACCTCTCAAATTGGAACCAATGACCTCAATGTTTTTGTTACCAATGTTTCCAAGACTAAATCAGGATTGCAACAATATTCCCTTGCTTCAATTTCCTTTGAAAGCAAACCCACTTCCAGATTTGTAGCTTGCCACCCAATAGGGTATCCATATCTTGTATACTTTTGCCATCAGATAAAGGACACAAGAATGTTCCAGCTTTCttttaagagtgatgaaggaaataTTGCAGAAATGGTAGCTGTTTGTCATGAAGACACTAGTGAGTGGAATCCCGAGCACGTATCCTTCAAGATGCTCCATGTGAAACCAGGGGGCGAGGCCATCTGCCACTTTATGACAGAAGATGAAATTCTGTGGATTGCTGCCAACTAA